The proteins below come from a single Isoptericola dokdonensis DS-3 genomic window:
- a CDS encoding glycoside hydrolase family 6 protein: protein MRSRSRRPRDRAAVRPLAVAATLALTAAPVVAVASSASAAERVDNPFVGADQYVNSYWASNVTQAAAEAGGELGEKMLTLTDTPTSVWMDRTSAIEGNVDGPGLRYHLDAALEQQQGSTPMVFNLVIYNLPGRDCYALASNGLLPATAAGLAEYENEYIDPIADMLAEPQYADLRVVATIEPDSLPNLVTNMSEPKCQQSAPFYRAGVAYALDRLYEAGNVYSYIDAAHSGWLGWDSNAGPAVDVFHEVVTSTDHGYDTVAGFVTNTANSTPLHEPFLEDTTFGSGGGTQVRQAEFYEWNRDFDELDWTEHLYSLATAAGFPSDIGMLIDTSRNGWGGPDRPTAPSTSTVLNTYVDETRVDRRTHRGAWCNPDGAGLGERPTVAPTDNAASHLDAYVWVKPPGESDGGSTDIPNDQGKGFDRMCDPTFNSPKLAGKLTGAKAGAPLAGQWFQEQFEMLVANAYPAIDGDGGPVDPDTQAPTAPTGLEATASTATSVALSWDASTDDTGVTGYTVRVDGTVATTAAGTSATITGLTPDTTYEVTVTARDAAGNVSAASAPLTVTTSSDGGGGDTQAPSVPTGLAAGDVTTSSVALSWNASTDDVGVTGYRVLRGGQVVANVTGTSATVTGLAADTAYSFQVVAVDAAGNASAASAALSVTTDEEASTPGGACTVTYQANSWNNGFTGNITLRNDSSAAVSAWDLTFSFPSGQQITQVWSAQFTQTGSAVTITPAAWTTSIPAGGSVSFGFNGTHSGTNTTPSDFALDGVDCDVA from the coding sequence GTGCGATCACGATCCCGTCGCCCCCGCGACCGAGCGGCGGTCCGCCCGCTGGCCGTCGCCGCGACGCTCGCCCTGACCGCAGCACCGGTCGTCGCCGTCGCGTCGTCGGCGTCCGCGGCCGAGCGGGTCGACAACCCGTTCGTCGGGGCCGACCAGTACGTCAACTCCTACTGGGCGTCCAACGTCACCCAGGCCGCGGCCGAGGCCGGCGGCGAGCTCGGCGAGAAGATGCTCACGCTCACCGACACCCCGACCTCGGTGTGGATGGACCGCACCAGCGCGATCGAGGGCAACGTCGACGGTCCCGGCCTGCGGTACCACCTCGACGCGGCGCTCGAGCAGCAGCAGGGCAGCACCCCGATGGTGTTCAACCTGGTCATCTACAACCTGCCCGGCCGCGACTGCTACGCGCTCGCGTCGAACGGTCTGCTGCCCGCCACCGCCGCGGGCCTCGCCGAGTACGAGAACGAGTACATCGACCCCATCGCCGACATGCTGGCCGAGCCGCAGTACGCGGACCTGCGGGTCGTGGCCACCATCGAGCCGGACTCGCTGCCCAACCTCGTGACCAACATGAGCGAGCCGAAGTGCCAGCAGTCCGCGCCCTTCTACCGTGCGGGCGTCGCCTACGCGCTCGACCGGCTGTACGAGGCGGGCAACGTCTACTCCTACATCGACGCGGCCCACTCCGGCTGGCTGGGCTGGGACTCCAACGCGGGCCCCGCGGTCGACGTCTTCCACGAGGTCGTCACGAGCACGGACCACGGCTACGACACGGTCGCGGGCTTCGTCACCAACACGGCGAACTCCACCCCGCTGCACGAGCCGTTCCTCGAGGACACGACGTTCGGCTCGGGCGGCGGCACCCAGGTGCGCCAGGCCGAGTTCTACGAGTGGAACCGCGACTTCGACGAGCTCGACTGGACCGAGCACCTGTACTCGCTGGCCACGGCCGCGGGCTTCCCGTCGGACATCGGCATGCTCATCGACACCTCCCGCAACGGGTGGGGCGGCCCGGACCGCCCGACGGCCCCCTCGACCTCGACCGTGCTCAACACGTACGTCGACGAGACCCGTGTCGACCGCCGCACGCACCGCGGCGCCTGGTGCAACCCGGACGGCGCCGGCCTCGGCGAGCGCCCGACCGTCGCCCCGACGGACAACGCCGCCTCGCACCTGGACGCCTACGTGTGGGTCAAGCCGCCGGGCGAGTCCGACGGCGGGTCGACGGACATCCCGAACGACCAGGGCAAGGGTTTCGACCGCATGTGCGACCCGACGTTCAACTCGCCCAAGCTCGCGGGCAAGCTGACGGGCGCCAAGGCGGGTGCCCCGCTGGCCGGTCAGTGGTTCCAGGAGCAGTTCGAGATGCTCGTGGCCAACGCGTACCCGGCGATCGACGGCGACGGCGGTCCCGTCGACCCCGACACCCAGGCCCCGACCGCGCCGACCGGCCTCGAGGCCACGGCGAGCACGGCGACCTCGGTGGCGCTGAGCTGGGACGCCTCGACCGACGACACCGGCGTGACCGGCTACACCGTGCGCGTCGACGGCACCGTCGCCACGACGGCGGCCGGCACCTCGGCCACGATCACGGGCCTGACGCCGGACACCACCTACGAGGTGACCGTGACGGCCCGCGACGCGGCCGGCAACGTCTCGGCGGCGTCCGCGCCGCTGACGGTGACGACGTCGTCGGACGGCGGCGGTGGCGACACCCAGGCGCCGTCCGTCCCGACGGGCCTGGCGGCCGGTGACGTGACCACCTCCTCGGTGGCGCTGAGCTGGAACGCCTCGACCGACGACGTGGGCGTGACGGGCTACCGCGTGCTGCGCGGCGGCCAGGTGGTCGCGAACGTCACCGGCACGTCGGCGACGGTGACCGGCCTCGCGGCCGACACGGCGTACTCGTTCCAGGTCGTGGCCGTCGACGCGGCGGGCAACGCCTCGGCGGCGTCCGCGGCGCTGTCGGTCACCACCGACGAGGAGGCGAGCACCCCCGGCGGCGCGTGCACCGTGACGTACCAGGCGAACTCCTGGAACAACGGGTTCACCGGCAACATCACGCTGCGCAACGACTCGTCGGCGGCCGTGTCCGCCTGGGACCTCACGTTCTCGTTCCCGAGCGGTCAGCAGATCACCCAGGTGTGGTCGGCGCAGTTCACCCAGACCGGTTCGGCGGTGACCATCACCCCGGCGGCCTGGACGACGAGCATCCCGGCGGGCGGCTCGGTGTCGTTCGGCTTCAACGGGACGCACTCCGGCACGAACACGACCCCGTCGGACTTCGCGCTCGACGGCGTCGACTGCGACGTCGCCTGA
- a CDS encoding endo-1,4-beta-xylanase: MRTEFEIDYHSRRGRSVAALATTALVAVAGAALVGGALTPAQAAEPTFEPWRDAADDHGITVGFALSPGHLSDPGYRAIAEREFSLVVAENAMKWDATEPTRGSFSFGQADQVAAFATANDADLYGHTLVWHSQLPGWVESLTAPADLRDAMYDHIDAVAGRYAGDVVAWDVVNELWNDDGTRRPSVFQRVLGDGYVADALRRARQADPSAKLCLNDYNTDGVNAKSTAMYDLVVSLKAQGAPIDCVGFQSHLIVGQVPSTYRQNLQRFADLGVDVRITELDIRTTVPASASALAQQARDYRTVVEACLAVARCDGVTVWGIDDGHSWVPGVFSGQGAALPWDAQYQAKPAYTAVAEALGAAVEGSPSPDPTPTTSPSPDPTGEPGTTCSVTWGVNAWNSGYTGSVTIRNTGGTPWTSWTLRATLPGGQSLQQGWSAQWAQSGSVLTATNAAWNGSVPPGGTVQVGYNAGHSGDTSAPSGVTVNGTTCG; the protein is encoded by the coding sequence ATGCGCACGGAGTTCGAAATCGATTACCACAGCCGACGGGGCCGCAGCGTCGCCGCCCTGGCCACGACCGCCCTCGTCGCCGTCGCCGGGGCCGCACTCGTCGGGGGCGCCCTGACGCCCGCACAGGCCGCCGAGCCGACGTTCGAGCCCTGGCGGGACGCCGCCGACGACCACGGGATCACCGTGGGTTTCGCGCTGAGCCCCGGTCACCTGTCCGACCCCGGGTACCGGGCGATCGCGGAGCGGGAGTTCAGCCTCGTCGTCGCCGAGAACGCCATGAAGTGGGACGCCACCGAACCCACCCGGGGCTCGTTCTCGTTCGGCCAGGCCGACCAGGTCGCCGCGTTCGCCACGGCGAACGACGCCGACCTCTACGGCCACACGCTCGTCTGGCACTCCCAGCTCCCCGGCTGGGTGGAGAGCCTCACCGCCCCCGCCGACCTGCGCGACGCGATGTACGACCACATCGACGCCGTCGCGGGCCGGTACGCCGGGGACGTCGTCGCCTGGGACGTCGTCAACGAGCTCTGGAACGACGACGGCACCCGCCGCCCGAGCGTGTTCCAGCGGGTGCTCGGCGACGGCTACGTCGCCGACGCGCTCCGGCGCGCGCGGCAGGCCGACCCCTCGGCGAAGCTGTGCCTCAACGACTACAACACCGACGGCGTCAACGCGAAGTCGACGGCGATGTACGACCTGGTCGTGAGCCTGAAGGCGCAGGGCGCCCCGATCGACTGCGTGGGCTTCCAGTCCCACCTCATCGTCGGGCAGGTGCCGAGCACCTACCGGCAGAACCTGCAGCGGTTCGCCGACCTCGGCGTCGACGTGCGGATCACCGAGCTCGACATCCGCACCACCGTCCCGGCGTCGGCGAGCGCGCTCGCCCAGCAGGCCCGCGACTACCGCACCGTGGTCGAGGCCTGCCTGGCCGTGGCCCGCTGCGACGGTGTGACCGTCTGGGGGATCGACGACGGCCACTCCTGGGTGCCGGGCGTGTTCAGCGGCCAGGGTGCGGCGCTGCCGTGGGACGCGCAGTACCAGGCGAAGCCCGCGTACACGGCCGTCGCGGAGGCGCTCGGCGCGGCGGTCGAGGGCTCCCCGTCTCCCGACCCGACGCCGACCACCAGCCCCTCGCCCGATCCCACCGGAGAGCCCGGGACGACCTGTTCCGTGACCTGGGGGGTCAACGCCTGGAACTCCGGCTACACCGGGTCGGTGACGATCCGGAACACCGGCGGCACGCCGTGGACGTCCTGGACCCTGCGGGCGACGCTCCCGGGTGGGCAGTCGCTCCAGCAGGGCTGGTCGGCGCAGTGGGCGCAGTCCGGCTCCGTCCTGACGGCGACGAACGCCGCCTGGAACGGCAGCGTCCCGCCGGGCGGCACGGTGCAGGTGGGCTACAACGCCGGGCACTCGGGCGACACGTCCGCCCCGTCCGGGGTCACCGTGAACGGCACCACCTGCGGGTGA
- a CDS encoding SpoIVB peptidase S55 domain-containing protein, whose translation MTTQNLGDGPVPARGDDASARRTPSRRPAARTAARRATTTVAAGTAATLLAASLVAATPATAAPLAAAPLATAPAADCAAPFPVGEVTSGAPVTGLTVSKGTTPQEFTGEVLGVVADGIAPGLDLIVAELDSPAIEKAGGIWQGMSGSPVYAQDGRLIGAIAYGLAAGSSPVAGITPFGDMARYLGGAGGGSAPTTVKVGSTMANRIAAQTDATRAEAGQGLRQLPMPVGVGGISLARAQKSAKERGTSMIDADSYRIGRSSSAAAASVDSVVAGGNVAAVLSHGDITMAGVGTVTSVCGSRMVAFGHPMNWSGPARMGLAAADAVYVQEDPLGVPFKVANVGALGGTITDDRLAGIAGTFGAAPAAATVTSKVSYHGTSRTGTTKVLNKGVLGDVAFFATNSNHDRVADGWIRGSQRQSWTIRATHAGKPYTLRYADRYRSTYDIGWEGVFDVSAVVQALSAAPGTTVTSVVHDVRTSDDMRTYRVAKIEQRVQGRWVDVTGKRAKVKGGKELKLRVTLAGSDGVTRTFRHTTKVPKRYRGDTGFVEVVGGNLFQGEFFEVRPSFEAVRTALRTNQGNDEVRLALQVGTGRTALQRTTTTDPLPRVVGGYKSVRVKVTR comes from the coding sequence ATGACCACGCAGAACCTGGGCGACGGCCCCGTGCCGGCCCGAGGCGACGACGCCTCCGCACGACGTACCCCCTCCCGGCGGCCCGCCGCCCGCACCGCGGCCCGCCGCGCCACCACCACGGTGGCAGCCGGCACGGCCGCCACCCTTCTCGCGGCGTCGCTCGTCGCCGCGACGCCCGCCACGGCGGCGCCGCTCGCGGCAGCACCGCTGGCGACGGCCCCCGCCGCGGACTGCGCGGCGCCCTTCCCCGTCGGCGAGGTGACCAGCGGCGCGCCCGTCACCGGTCTCACGGTGAGCAAGGGCACCACGCCGCAGGAGTTCACCGGTGAGGTCCTCGGCGTGGTCGCCGACGGCATCGCCCCCGGTCTCGACCTGATCGTCGCCGAGCTCGACTCCCCCGCCATCGAGAAGGCCGGCGGGATCTGGCAGGGCATGTCCGGCTCGCCCGTGTACGCGCAGGACGGCCGCCTGATCGGTGCCATCGCCTACGGGCTCGCCGCCGGCAGCTCGCCCGTCGCCGGGATCACGCCTTTCGGGGACATGGCGCGCTACCTCGGCGGGGCCGGCGGCGGCTCCGCCCCGACCACGGTCAAGGTCGGCTCGACGATGGCGAACCGCATCGCCGCGCAGACCGACGCGACGCGCGCGGAGGCCGGTCAGGGCCTGCGCCAGCTCCCGATGCCCGTCGGCGTCGGCGGGATCAGCCTGGCCCGGGCCCAGAAGTCCGCGAAGGAGCGCGGCACGTCGATGATCGACGCGGACTCCTACCGCATCGGCCGGTCGAGCAGCGCCGCGGCCGCGAGCGTCGACTCCGTCGTCGCGGGCGGGAACGTCGCGGCCGTCCTGTCCCACGGTGACATCACGATGGCGGGCGTCGGCACCGTGACGTCCGTGTGCGGCTCCCGCATGGTCGCGTTCGGCCACCCCATGAACTGGTCCGGCCCGGCCCGGATGGGTCTCGCCGCGGCGGACGCCGTGTACGTCCAGGAGGACCCGCTCGGCGTCCCGTTCAAGGTCGCGAACGTCGGCGCGCTCGGCGGCACGATCACCGACGACCGGCTCGCCGGCATCGCGGGCACGTTCGGCGCGGCACCCGCCGCGGCCACGGTCACCTCGAAGGTGAGCTACCACGGCACGTCGCGCACCGGCACGACGAAGGTCCTCAACAAGGGCGTCCTCGGCGACGTCGCGTTCTTCGCGACGAACTCCAACCACGACCGGGTGGCGGACGGCTGGATCCGCGGGTCCCAGCGGCAGTCCTGGACCATCCGGGCCACCCACGCCGGCAAGCCCTACACGCTGCGCTACGCGGACCGGTACCGCTCGACGTACGACATCGGGTGGGAGGGCGTCTTCGACGTCTCGGCCGTCGTCCAGGCGCTGTCCGCGGCGCCCGGCACCACCGTCACCTCCGTGGTCCACGACGTGCGCACCAGCGACGACATGCGCACCTACCGGGTGGCGAAGATCGAGCAGCGCGTGCAGGGCCGGTGGGTCGACGTCACCGGCAAGCGGGCCAAGGTCAAGGGCGGCAAGGAGCTGAAGCTGCGCGTCACCCTCGCCGGGTCGGACGGCGTGACCCGCACCTTCCGGCACACGACGAAGGTCCCGAAACGCTACCGCGGTGACACCGGGTTCGTCGAGGTCGTCGGCGGGAACCTGTTCCAGGGCGAGTTCTTCGAGGTGCGGCCCTCGTTCGAGGCCGTGCGGACGGCGCTGCGCACCAACCAGGGCAACGACGAGGTCCGCCTCGCCCTGCAGGTCGGAACCGGCCGGACCGCGCTCCAGCGCACCACGACCACGGACCCGCTGCCCCGGGTCGTCGGCGGGTACAAGTCGGTGCGGGTCAAGGTCACCCGCTAG
- a CDS encoding cellulose binding domain-containing protein gives MRRRPTVAALATTGLFAAGVGVAVAQTPAAPLGTITGSAPTSVVADYAWGNVEIVGGGFVPGIVYNEGEQGLVYARTDIGGAYRLDQATGRWVPLLDHVGWDDWSYSGVLSLATDPVDPDNVYVLAGTYTNSWDPNDGAVLRSRDRGETWQRTVLPFQVGGNMPGRGMGERLMIDPNDHRVLYLGSEGGHGLWRSTDSGVTWSEVTSFPNPGNYVADPDDTGEYGTTNQGVLWTVFDESSGTAGSPTPTLYVGVADKENNVYRSTDAGATWQRVAGQPTGFLPHKAELADGQLYVTTSSTGGPYDGGLGEVWRLDTASGTWTDISPVPSDSPDAHFGYSGLSVDRQDPDTLVVTSQMSWWPDNQVYRSTDRGETWKPIWEWAGYPARTKHYTLDVSGAPWLDFGSAGTAPEDSPKLGWMMESFEIDPFDSDAFLYGTGATVYGGENLTAWDTGGTVDISVKAQGIEETAIQDLVAPPGAVELVSGMYDIGGFVHHDITQVPAKFAYTQPYHSGVLSLDVAWKKPATMVRVGTGGDQYLGVSTSDGDSWWAGQQPSGVTGPGNVAMSADGATIVWSPAGTGVHRSTTLGSSWTASTGVPAGATVRSDKEDPQAFYAFSGGTFYTSRDGGASFTASAATGLPAAGRHHVETVPGKAGHVWVAGGETDDVYGLWRSTDYGATFTPVAGVEEGDTIGFGKAADGHDHPAVYTSSKIDGVRGIFRSDDAGATWVRINDDAHQYAWTGAAITGDPDVYGRVYVGTNGRGVIVGEFDGLQPTPGPTPSATPTVSPDPSPSPSTTPDPSPSPSTSPTTPPAGSCAATYTVVGRWPGGFQGEATVRNTGAAPLSSWTLTWAFTGGETLVQGWGGTVSQTGTTATAAAPGWQTDLAPGASATVGFIGSGTPGPVTDLTANGEACTTT, from the coding sequence ATGAGACGTCGACCCACCGTCGCCGCGCTGGCGACGACCGGGCTGTTCGCCGCGGGGGTGGGCGTCGCCGTCGCCCAGACCCCCGCCGCACCGCTCGGCACCATCACCGGCTCCGCCCCGACGAGCGTCGTGGCGGACTACGCCTGGGGCAACGTGGAGATCGTCGGGGGCGGGTTCGTCCCCGGCATCGTCTACAACGAGGGCGAGCAGGGACTCGTCTACGCCCGCACCGACATCGGCGGCGCCTACCGTCTCGACCAGGCCACCGGGCGCTGGGTACCGCTGCTGGACCACGTCGGCTGGGACGACTGGAGCTACTCCGGCGTGCTGTCGCTCGCCACGGACCCCGTCGACCCCGACAACGTCTACGTCCTGGCCGGCACCTACACGAACTCGTGGGACCCGAACGACGGCGCCGTGCTGCGCTCGCGGGACCGCGGCGAGACGTGGCAGAGGACCGTGCTGCCGTTCCAGGTCGGCGGGAACATGCCCGGGCGCGGCATGGGTGAGCGGCTCATGATCGACCCGAACGACCACCGGGTGCTCTACCTGGGCAGCGAGGGCGGCCACGGCCTGTGGCGATCCACGGACTCCGGCGTGACCTGGTCGGAGGTCACCAGCTTCCCGAACCCCGGCAACTACGTCGCCGACCCCGACGACACCGGCGAGTACGGCACCACCAACCAGGGCGTGCTCTGGACGGTGTTCGACGAGTCGTCCGGCACGGCGGGCTCCCCCACCCCGACGCTCTACGTCGGTGTCGCGGACAAGGAGAACAACGTCTACCGCTCCACCGACGCCGGGGCCACCTGGCAGCGGGTCGCCGGTCAGCCCACCGGGTTCCTCCCGCACAAGGCCGAGCTCGCCGACGGGCAGCTCTACGTGACGACGTCGTCCACCGGCGGCCCCTACGACGGCGGGCTCGGCGAGGTCTGGCGGCTCGACACCGCGTCGGGCACCTGGACCGACATCTCCCCCGTGCCGTCCGACAGCCCCGACGCCCACTTCGGCTACTCGGGCCTGTCCGTCGACCGGCAGGACCCGGACACGCTCGTCGTCACCTCCCAGATGTCGTGGTGGCCGGACAACCAGGTCTACCGGTCGACGGACCGCGGCGAGACGTGGAAGCCGATCTGGGAGTGGGCCGGGTACCCCGCCCGCACCAAGCACTACACGCTCGACGTCTCCGGCGCCCCCTGGCTGGACTTCGGCAGCGCGGGCACCGCGCCGGAGGACAGCCCGAAGCTCGGCTGGATGATGGAGTCGTTCGAGATCGACCCGTTCGACTCCGACGCCTTCCTCTACGGCACGGGCGCGACCGTCTACGGCGGCGAGAACCTCACCGCGTGGGACACCGGCGGGACCGTCGACATCTCCGTCAAGGCGCAGGGCATCGAGGAGACCGCGATCCAGGACCTCGTCGCCCCGCCCGGCGCCGTCGAGCTGGTCTCCGGGATGTACGACATCGGCGGCTTCGTGCACCACGACATCACGCAGGTGCCGGCGAAGTTCGCGTACACCCAGCCGTACCACTCGGGCGTCCTGAGCCTCGACGTCGCCTGGAAGAAGCCCGCCACGATGGTGCGCGTCGGCACCGGTGGCGACCAGTACCTGGGCGTGTCCACGTCGGACGGCGACTCCTGGTGGGCCGGGCAGCAGCCGAGCGGCGTGACCGGGCCGGGCAACGTCGCGATGTCCGCCGACGGCGCCACGATCGTGTGGAGCCCGGCGGGCACGGGCGTGCACCGCTCGACCACGCTCGGGTCGTCGTGGACCGCGTCCACCGGCGTCCCCGCGGGTGCCACCGTGCGGTCGGACAAGGAGGACCCGCAGGCCTTCTACGCGTTCTCCGGCGGCACGTTCTACACGTCGCGCGACGGCGGCGCGTCGTTCACGGCGTCCGCCGCGACGGGGCTGCCCGCCGCGGGCAGGCACCACGTCGAGACCGTCCCGGGCAAGGCCGGGCACGTCTGGGTCGCCGGCGGCGAGACCGACGACGTGTACGGCCTGTGGCGCTCGACCGACTACGGCGCGACGTTCACCCCGGTGGCGGGCGTGGAGGAGGGCGACACGATCGGCTTCGGCAAGGCCGCCGACGGTCACGACCACCCGGCGGTGTACACGTCGTCGAAGATCGACGGGGTACGCGGCATCTTCCGGTCCGACGACGCCGGGGCGACCTGGGTGCGGATCAACGACGACGCCCACCAGTACGCCTGGACGGGAGCCGCCATCACCGGCGACCCGGACGTCTACGGCCGGGTGTACGTCGGGACCAACGGTCGCGGGGTGATCGTCGGCGAGTTCGACGGCCTCCAGCCGACGCCCGGACCCACCCCGTCGGCGACCCCGACGGTCTCCCCCGACCCGTCACCGAGCCCGTCGACCACGCCCGACCCGTCACCGAGCCCGTCCACGTCGCCCACGACGCCGCCGGCGGGCAGCTGCGCGGCCACGTACACGGTCGTCGGCCGGTGGCCGGGCGGCTTCCAGGGCGAGGCGACGGTGCGGAACACCGGCGCGGCGCCCCTGTCGTCGTGGACGCTGACCTGGGCGTTCACCGGCGGGGAGACGCTCGTGCAGGGCTGGGGCGGCACCGTGTCCCAGACCGGCACCACCGCGACCGCCGCCGCGCCCGGCTGGCAGACCGACCTCGCCCCCGGCGCGTCGGCCACCGTCGGGTTCATCGGGTCCGGCACGCCCGGCCCCGTGACCGACCTGACCGCGAACGGTGAGGCCTGCACCACCACCTGA
- a CDS encoding acyl-CoA thioesterase encodes MSRLHVPVSLRWSDLDAYQHVNNVAMFRLLEDARITAFWRHPEAEDPWPTAILDTGPHATSHTLVAGQQIEYLRPLGFSRDPVRVEMWIGSLGGASLEVCYEVHDGGPAGFARTGPASGAAPYTRAVTTIVLIDAATGRPRRLSDDERAVFGEFVGEPIEFRRRR; translated from the coding sequence ATGAGTCGCCTGCACGTGCCCGTCTCCCTGCGCTGGTCGGACCTCGACGCCTACCAGCACGTCAACAACGTCGCGATGTTCCGGCTCCTGGAGGACGCCCGCATCACCGCGTTCTGGCGGCACCCGGAGGCGGAGGACCCGTGGCCGACGGCGATCCTCGACACCGGCCCGCACGCGACGAGCCACACGCTGGTCGCCGGGCAGCAGATCGAGTACCTGCGGCCCCTCGGTTTCTCCCGCGACCCGGTGCGGGTGGAGATGTGGATCGGGTCCCTCGGCGGGGCGTCGCTGGAGGTCTGCTACGAGGTGCACGACGGCGGCCCGGCCGGGTTCGCGCGCACGGGTCCGGCCTCGGGGGCCGCGCCGTACACGCGCGCCGTGACGACCATCGTCCTCATCGACGCCGCCACGGGGCGCCCGCGACGGCTGTCGGACGACGAGCGGGCCGTGTTCGGTGAGTTCGTCGGGGAGCCGATCGAGTTCCGCCGTCGTCGCTGA
- a CDS encoding GTPase produces the protein MKPADLATRTTALESAVAAGEGRLDPALLVSARAVVGRARERGGLSAEHTVAALAGATGSGKSSVLNAVAGADLAEPGVRRPTTSHALAAVWGDGADALLDWLDVPRRHEMEPSDEAPTATGLLRRTRTPVGITTGLVLLDLPDHDSVVVEHRVRAERLVERADLLVWVVDPQKYADAALHERYLRPLAGRSDVVVVALNHADRLAPAERDAVLEDLRRLVAADGLAGATVLAVSARTGEGVDRLRSLLADAARRREAATARLAADTRAVAREVVAACGDAPPARAADRAQGALVDALEDAAGVTTVVEAVRRSARRDAHLATGWPVTRWFARFRKDPLRRLGLRRDEVRVPVERPDLQHTSLPQSRPSVRAATATAVRTYVDEVTAGAPDAWVLTARAKGTDATDRLPDALDLAVASTRLEEARRPFWWRAVGFLQWLLLAAAVVGLAWLGVDALLAYLQLPPLLTPDLTIDLTRWGGGTFEVPWPTVLAVGGIVAGLLLALLGRLLGAVGARRRAARVRRRLRESVVAVAVEQVRVPVAEELDALSACRTAARTAAS, from the coding sequence ATGAAGCCCGCCGACCTGGCCACCCGCACCACCGCGCTCGAGTCCGCGGTCGCCGCCGGGGAGGGCCGCCTCGACCCGGCGCTGCTGGTGTCCGCGCGGGCCGTCGTCGGCCGGGCGCGCGAGCGTGGCGGCCTCAGCGCCGAGCACACGGTCGCCGCGCTCGCGGGCGCGACCGGGTCCGGCAAGTCCAGCGTCCTCAATGCCGTCGCCGGGGCCGACCTCGCCGAGCCCGGCGTGCGGCGCCCCACGACCTCGCACGCGCTGGCGGCCGTGTGGGGCGACGGTGCCGACGCGCTCCTCGACTGGCTGGACGTGCCACGTCGCCACGAGATGGAACCGTCCGACGAGGCGCCCACGGCCACCGGCCTGCTGCGGCGCACCCGCACGCCGGTCGGGATCACGACGGGCCTGGTGCTGCTCGACCTGCCCGACCACGACTCCGTCGTCGTCGAGCACCGGGTGCGCGCAGAGCGACTGGTGGAGCGCGCCGACCTGCTGGTGTGGGTCGTAGACCCGCAGAAGTACGCCGACGCCGCCCTGCACGAGCGCTACCTGAGGCCGCTCGCCGGGCGCAGCGACGTCGTCGTGGTGGCGCTGAACCACGCCGACCGCCTCGCCCCGGCCGAGCGGGACGCCGTGCTGGAGGACCTGCGCCGCCTCGTCGCCGCCGACGGTCTCGCCGGCGCCACCGTGCTCGCCGTGTCCGCCCGCACGGGCGAGGGCGTGGACCGGCTGCGGAGCCTGCTGGCGGACGCCGCGCGCCGCCGCGAGGCCGCCACGGCGCGCCTCGCCGCGGACACCCGGGCCGTGGCCCGCGAGGTCGTGGCGGCGTGCGGCGACGCGCCCCCGGCCCGCGCCGCCGACCGGGCCCAGGGCGCGCTGGTCGACGCCCTCGAGGACGCCGCCGGTGTCACCACCGTCGTGGAGGCCGTCCGCAGGTCGGCGCGGCGCGACGCCCACCTCGCCACCGGCTGGCCCGTGACCCGCTGGTTCGCCCGCTTCCGCAAGGACCCGCTGCGTCGGCTCGGGCTGCGCCGCGACGAGGTGCGCGTCCCCGTCGAGCGCCCCGACCTGCAGCACACGTCGCTGCCGCAGTCGCGGCCGAGCGTGCGCGCGGCCACGGCGACGGCGGTGCGCACGTACGTCGACGAGGTGACGGCCGGAGCCCCCGACGCCTGGGTGCTGACCGCCCGGGCGAAGGGCACGGACGCGACCGACCGGCTCCCCGACGCCCTCGACCTGGCGGTCGCGTCGACCCGGCTGGAGGAGGCGCGCCGACCGTTCTGGTGGCGGGCCGTCGGGTTCCTCCAGTGGCTGCTGCTCGCCGCCGCCGTGGTCGGGCTGGCCTGGCTCGGCGTCGACGCGCTGCTCGCCTACCTCCAGCTCCCGCCGCTGCTCACCCCGGACCTGACGATCGACCTCACTCGGTGGGGCGGCGGCACGTTCGAGGTGCCGTGGCCCACCGTGCTCGCCGTCGGCGGGATCGTCGCCGGGCTGCTGCTCGCCCTGCTGGGCCGCCTGCTCGGCGCCGTCGGGGCGCGGCGTCGCGCGGCGCGGGTGCGGCGCCGCCTGCGGGAGTCCGTCGTGGCGGTCGCCGTCGAGCAGGTGCGCGTCCCCGTCGCCGAGGAGCTCGACGCCCTGTCGGCCTGCCGGACGGCGGCCCGCACCGCGGCGTCCTGA